CGCCGCGCGCAATGCGCTCACCGGTGACGATTCGTCCTATGACAATCGCGCCATGCCCTGGGTGGTGTTTACCGATCCGCAGGTTTCCGGTGTGGGCCTGACCGAGGCTGCGGCCCGTGCCGCCGGATACGACGTACTAACGTCGAGCATCACCCTCGACCAGGTGCCGCGCGCACTGGCGGCGCGCGATACGCGCGGGCTGATCAAGCTGGTGGCCGATGCGCGCACGAACGTGATCCTTGGCGGACAGATCGTGGCGCCCGAGGGTGCCGATGCCGTGCAGACGTTGGTACTCGCCATCAAGCACGGCATGACGGTGGGCGCGCTCGCGGAGACGCTTTTCCCCTATCTCACGACCGTCGAAGGGGTGAAGCTCGCCGCGTTGGGGTTCAACACCGACGTTGCCAGACTTTCCTGCTGCGCGGGGTAGGATCGCCAACAAGAACCCTGCACGGGGGTGATACAACTCCTCGGAATTCAGCATCCAAGGTACGACGTTTTCTTTCTGCCGATCAATGGGGCAAAAGTGCCGTCGTTGCTGGGTTTGCGCGTTCCCACCCCTATCCGGGAACGGTTTTGGCCGGGAACGCTGGAAACTCGCGCCGGCCTTAGGTTTTGCGTTCCCGCCCGGCGCTGCGTTTCCGGTTGGGAGCCGGGAAGCCGGGAACCGATGCCTCCTACGGGAATGCTCATCCCTGGTCCTACCGGCCCGCGCTCGCGCGCTTCAGGTGTCCGGTGACGAAGGAGGCTTGGCCACTGGCCATGGGTCCATCGGGCACGTCCAGCCACTTCACGAGTTTTGAGCCGTCGACCATGGCCATGATCAGTTCCTCGCGGTCGAGCAGGGTGCCCACCCAGTCAGCCAGGCGGTGCTTGCCGATGCCGTGGAAGGCTTCCGGCAGTTCGTGCCGACGCTCATAGACGCCGTTGCCGCCGGTCTTGGTGTAGGGCTTGCCCTCGGCGGCGGCCCGCGCGATTGCGGTCTTGAGGTCGGGCAGCAGATCGACGGCGGTCTGCCGGGCGCGGACCAGGGCCTCGCTGCGATCGACCAGCAAGCCACGGCTGCCGCGCAGGAAGGTGCTCATCCGCAGATTGGCGCGGCCGTTGGCCTTGACCATGCCGCCCATCACCACGCGGCCGCGCTCGAAGGGTTCGCCCAGCACCTTGCAAAGGGGGTCACCTCTCGGGCAAGTGCCAGCAGCAGGAAGGACTTGCCGACGCGCTGCATGAGCCTGCTGTGGTTCCAGCGCAATCCGCTGCCACTGGACTGGATCGAGCAGCGGCGGGTGACCGACGGGTTCGATGCGTAGTGGTTTGACCGCGAATCGGTGGGCATGGCTGACCACGAAAAGGCCGCGCCAAGTCCTTGTAAATGCGGGCTTCGACGCCGCGACTACCCGCAGGGCAAACAGAGGAAAGAGACTGGACTGGCCGGGAAACGGGGCATTTCGTCCCATCCAAGCGCGGTGCCACCCGCAGGGCAAACGGCCAGAACGCCGCGCCACGCGGGGATTTCAGGCAAGAAAAAGGGCCCGGAGATTATCCGAACCCTTCAATTATGGTGGCCGAAAGGGAAGATGAAGTCTCGTTCGGAAGGATGCGGATTCCTGCGGTAACGTGAGGGTTCCTGCGAATCCGTGCGGCCTCATGCCTCGGTCTTCATCGGTTCCCGGAACAGATGGCCGGGCACCCACCAGAGATAGAGCACCATGCCGAATAATTCCACCAACGACTGGAAGACGATCACGACCACGGTGGTCTCCCAGCCGGCCGGCAGCGCCAGCGCGAATGGCAGCACGACGAATGAGTTGCGGGTGCCTAGGCTGAAGGCAAGGGTCCGACCGGCGTCCATCGGCAATCGCAGCCAGCGAGCGAGCCCACGCGCCATCAGTGCAGCAATCAGCAGAAAGCCGACGAACACCGGAAGCACGGCCAGCAGGACCAGCCCGGCATCGAGCACCGTGCCGACTTGTGCGCTGGCGACCAGGAACACCACCGCCGCCAGCAGCGGTACCGGCCACCAGCCGAAGCGATCGCGCCAGACGGCCCGTTCAGGCCGGGCCTCGACCCAGCGCTCGGAGAGCGCGGCAGCCACCAGCGGCAGCCCGATCAACAAGAGCGCGGCGGGCAGCATTTCCTCGGTCTTCAGCGTCGTGCTGAGATCGGCTGCCGGCAGCATCAGCCAGAGGTAGACCGGCAACAGCGCCAGTTGCAGCAGCAGGTTGAGCGGCGTGACCGCGATCGCCCGCGCGGTGTTGCCCCGGCCGAGTTGAGTGAACGTGATGAACCAGTCGGTGCAGGGGACCAGCAATACCAACAGGACGCCGAAGTGCAGCGCCGGATCGTCCGGTAGCCATTGCAGGAGCAGCCACACCAGCAGCGGGATGAGCACGAAGTTGCCGAGCAGAATGGCCAGCACGAAGCGCCGATCGCCGAAGGCATCGCGCACGTGCAGCAAAGGCACCTGCACGAATGTGGCGTAAAGCAGCAATGCCAGCACTGGCCACAACAAGGCCTCAAAGCGCGGGCCGATCCCGGGTACCGCGCTGCCCAGCAACAGTCCGCAGACAATGGCAGCGAGGTAGATCCAGACCTGACGGCGTTCGAGGGTCAGGCGGTCCATCGGCTAGCGTCACGGATGATGGTCGGCGACGCCCCGGCGGACGCGCGGTGTGTGGCGTTCAACTGACACCCTCCGCAGGAAAATAAGGTGGCCAACCGCCAGGGCAACCGGCGCGCCACTATTTGCTCAACATGGCCTTGAGATCCTTGAGCATCAGAAACAGGTGATACGGATCGGTCGGGCTGGGCTCGAATTCCCACGATTCGTACCAGTGCCGCGCCACATCGTCCTTGGCATGCACCAGCAGGCAGCGAATACCGGCGATGTCGGCAGCCTGCGCCGTGCGCAGCAGTGCGTCCTTGAGCAAGGCCTGGCCCAGCCCCTTGCGCTGATGCTCCTTGTCCACCGCGAGCCGGGCCAGGATCATGACCGGCACCGGGTGACGCGCCAGCCCCTTCATCACTCTTGAGGGCACGACTTCGGGATCGACACTGCCGACGGCCAGGCTGTAGAAGCCGACCACCACCTCACCTTGGCAGCAGACGTAGGTCTGCGCGCTGTTGGCCTTCTGGTTGACGAGCGCGTAGCGCTGCAGAAACTGGTTTAGGGCTGCCTGGCCGCAGTCGAAAGCATCGACCTGATCCGTTGCGGCCAGCTTGCGAACGGGTGCGTAACCACTGCTCAATCAAGCACTCCGGGTTCACGCAGCAACTTCTTCATGCGAGGCTTGGCTGTGACCGGCCGATCCAGCGCTTCCTGAAACGCCTGCCACTGCGTCTCGTCCAGCACGAACTGGCGACGATCCGCTAGCGTTTGCGCTGCCGCCGTCACGCCTGCGTCGAGCAGGAACTCGCTGACGTTCTTGTGGCAGGCGCGTGCGGCTTCTTGCAGCAGCTGCTTGACCGGCGTGCTTGCACGAACGTCAATGCGTTCAGTCTTGGAAAGATTCAGGGTGCTCATGGTGCCCCTCCGGATTTTGGATGCTCTCATTGTATTGTCCGGACGATGTCCTGACAAGTGATTTCTCGTCTGCCCTCAGCCATGCACCTGCATCCATCCGTGTTGCAATGTGTCGGTACTGGTCGATAACTGCCGACAAAACGCAACGACGGTGTTTCCCTCGCCACCCCATGCTGCAATCCAACCACTTGATTGGTCTGCGCGTAACATGTGGATTTACAAGGCGCACGATTCAGCCGTTTGCGGACTTCGGGCCATTCGTGGCGAGCGACGTTGGAGCGAGGAATCGCCAGGAGAGAGCGGAATGTGGGCCGGAATGGCCAATTCGGGCGGCTACCGAAGTCCGCAGGCTTCCGCAGGAACCCCCAACAACCGCGGGAACTGGCGCAAACAGACAAGAAAAAACCCCAACCGAGAACGGTTGGGGTTTCAATATTGATGGAGGCGGCGACAATCACATTACCTTGTAAAGCAATGGCTTAAAATGCGAAAGTTTCGAAATGCCCCCGAAAATACCCCCACGCTACCCGTGTTAGGAATTGTGAACTTGAGATAGCCAATCTGGCTTGCCGTCGTTCCCAAGAGTGGTCCTTTGCGCGGCCCCATGCGTTCATGCCGCCCGGTTGCCCAACTCGCTGAGTTTCTCCAGCGTATCGGGAAACTTCCTCACCATCAGTATCAATGCCGCGGCCTGGGCATTGGGCCGCGCTCGACCTTGCTCCCAGTTCTCCAGGGTACGTGTCGATACGCGCAGGCGGCGGGCAAACACGGCACGGGAGACGTGCATACGTTCGCGCGTGTCGCGGATGAGATCCGCGTCCACGTCGAGCGGGGGTAGGTCCTCGACCTCATGCGAACGCAGGGTGATCTTTCCCTCGCGCTGCTGCTGCATGGCATCGACGCCTTCCATCAGTTCATCGAACAACTTGCGCTTTTGTTTCATGACTTTCGTCTCCCAGCCTCCAACTCGGCCTGGATGGTTTTCTTCAATACTTTCTTCTCTTCGGTCGTCAGGTCGGCGGGTTCATCCTTGTCATAAAGAGTGAAGAACCAGATCTGGCGATCGGCCGTCAGATAGTAGTAGATGACCCTCAATCCACCTCGCTTGCCTTTGCCGCGACGGGCGTCTTCCCAACGAACCTTGCGAAACCCGCCGGTGCCGGGCATCACGTCACCCAGTTCCGGATTCTCCATCAACGCGCGCTGCAATTCGCGGTAGCTCTCGTCGGTTAGATAGTCTCCGAGGAGGCGCGTGAACAAAGGGGTTTCCAGGAAAACCAGTTTCTTTGGCGAAGTATACGCAAGTTGCGTATACGTTCAAGCCGAGGGTTCCGCGATGCGGTAGCCCATCGCGCGGTAGCCGCGCTGGCGTTTCTCCCACATTCGGAGCAATGCGGGATGGCTGGCGTCGACGAAATCGATGATCCGAACGTCGGTCTTGTTGGCGTGTTCCCGATGCAAGCGGCCGGCGTACTGCTGCAATGTGCCTTTCCAGGATATCGGCATGGCCAGGACCAAAGTGTCGAGTGGGGGATGGTCAAAGCCTTCCCCGACGAGTCTCCCGGTTGCGAGTAGGACCCGCGGTGAGTCGGGCGCCAGTGCATCGAGTTCGGCGATCAGATTCGCACGCTGCTTTTTCGACATGCGTCCGTGCAGCACGAAGGGTTCCAGATTGTGTTCATCCATCGAGCGCTTGATGTTGTCGAGATGATCGGTGCGTTCGGTCAGCACCAGTACCTTGCGACCGTCTTCGACGGCACATCTCGCCTCATCGGCAATCGCGGCTGTGCGTTCTTGGTCCTCGGCCAACGTCCGGAATATGTCTTGAATCCCGGCGTCGTCTGGTATTGACGTCGGTTGGGAAAGGGTTCGCGGAACAACTTCGAGATCATGCGGCGCGCTGGCCGGCGATGCCGCCGTATGTCGGATCGGCCCACACTGCATGAAGATAATCGGCTGTTGACCGTCCCTTCGGATCGGTGTTGCGGTGAGTCCAAGGATGTAGCGTGCTTTTACACGCTTGAGGATGGCGTCGAACGAGACTGCGCCGACATGATGACACTCGTCCACAATCACCTGACCGTAGTCCTCGACCAGCGGATCAATCTCGCTCTTGCGTGAAAGCGACTGCATCACGGCGATGTCGATCTTGCCCGTGGGTCTGCGCCTACCACCGCCGATGATGCCGACGACCCCTTTTCCAATGCCGAGGAACGCGTTCAAACGTTGCTGCCATTGCCTAAGCAATTCCGTTCGATGCACCAGGATCAGCGTGTTGACGCGACGACGGGCAATGATGGCGGCCCCTGTGACCGTCTTGCCGAACGCGGTCGGTGCGCAGAGTACGCCGATATCGTGAGGCAGCATCGCGGCAACGGCGCCTTCCTGATCTGGCCGCAAGGTTCCGGCGAACTCCACGTCGACAGGCATGCCGTCTATTCGTTCGTCATGTATGTCGCAGCGTATGCCGTTGGTTCGCAGCAGTTCCATTGCGGCGTCCAGGCAGCCGCGCAGAAGACCGATGTGTTGGGGGAAGTTTTCAGCACAGCCGATGACTCGTGGCTTGTCCCAAACCGACATGCGCATGGCCTGCGCCCGGTAGAACTCCGGGTTCTGAAAGGCCGCAAGGCGAATGAGGCGGTTGGTCAGTGGTTGAGTCAGTTGTGCCTTCTCGAAATAAACGAGGTTCGCCAAGGTGATACTTAGTGCCTGAGGTAATGGTCCGAGTAGCGATCCATTGTTCGGGGCCGGACGTCTCCAAGGCGTTGCGAGGTCCTCGTCGTCGATGAACGTGACGTCGAGCGGGTGCATGGGTCCGGTGGCCCGCAAGATCGCCGCCTCGATATCCAGCGGTGGAATCGACTCGATAGATGCCAGGAAGGCCCATTGATCGGGATGCGCTATGAGGGCGTCATCGACGAAAACGCTGTGCCCGGCGTCGCGGGGCTTCTTCTGCAGGGGCAGGGCAATCAGATTGCCGACCCCCCCCTTGGGCATGGTGTCCTGGTTTGGAAAAAGCCGGTCGTAAGAGGTCAGGCTCAGTTGCCGGGTACGGCTGCAGGCGTGGCTGATGATGGCCGTACCCAAACGCCTGGCATCGCGCGCCGGCACCGCAGTCGTGAAGAAGATCCATGCATGCGCCCCGTTGCCCGAGCGCGATATCTCCAGTGCGACGGGCACATCCAACTCACGGCAGGATTCAACGAAGGCTTTGGCGTCCTCGCGCCATTCCGCCTTGTCGAAGTCGACCGCGAGAAAATAGCAGGTGTCGTCCGGAAGGAGAGGGTAGACCCCGATCGTCTTCTCGCCGGCAAGGTGGCTGTAGACGACCGCATCCGTTACGGGTATCAGCGAACGATTGCTGCAAGCTGCGCATTTGATCCGTGGCTTCTCGCAGATACCGGGGCGCCACTCGTTGGCGCACGCCGGGGCATAGCCTGACCTGCCGGTAGTCGCGCTGTTCCAGCGCACCGGATACACATCGGTTCGACCCCGGAACAGGCGCCGAAACAGCGCAACCTTTTCCGCTGTCGAGCGGGTTGATGGCTCGGGTGGTGGTGCGGATGGGGTGTTTGGCGCCGGATTGTGCCGCCAATCTATCTGGTGAGATTCGAGCAGGGCGATCAGGCGCGCATTTTCGGCTCGTAACCTTGTCAGCTCATCGGATTCGTTAGACATCGAGCCAGTTCACTTTTTCAGCCCGCTGCTGGAGCCCAGGGGCCACCAGCCGGCCAGAGTTTCGGGAAGTAGATGTCAGCGTCCGCTGCAGCGATTGCAGGAAGGAGGAAATCCCGAAGCGCTGCCACAAGCACCTCGAGTTCAAGCGCTTCGAGTCGGTTCTTCCCAAGAAACGCCTGCCACTGCGTCTGCTTCTGCGGGTCTTGTGCGAATTCGTCGGTCAGGCCAAAGGGGACGCCTGGAGGCAACTCTGTCTTGCGGCGATCGAAGGTCGCCCGGATCGCGCGTCGCAGGGTGTCGCCGTCGAACTCTGTGTGGTGGGCCAGTATCCAGAGATCGAAAAAATCCTTCATGCGGCTGTTGGCGATACCGAGCGTGGCGATTGCCTCCAGCTTTTCCGCCACCACGGTATAGCGCGGATAGACACGCAACTTCGGCGCATCGAAATCCGGGAGCATCACGGGGTACTGGACCTCCACCGGCCCCGGCGTGACGGCATCGCCGAAACCGATGTCGATCTGGATCGGGCAACGCGCGCCGTCGATCAAGCCGAGCAAGATAATGCGTACGCCGGCGTAGTTGGCGTCCTTGCGAATCTCTGCCGCCTGGATTGTGTCC
Above is a window of Gammaproteobacteria bacterium DNA encoding:
- a CDS encoding arsenic resistance protein, which codes for MDRLTLERRQVWIYLAAIVCGLLLGSAVPGIGPRFEALLWPVLALLLYATFVQVPLLHVRDAFGDRRFVLAILLGNFVLIPLLVWLLLQWLPDDPALHFGVLLVLLVPCTDWFITFTQLGRGNTARAIAVTPLNLLLQLALLPVYLWLMLPAADLSTTLKTEEMLPAALLLIGLPLVAAALSERWVEARPERAVWRDRFGWWPVPLLAAVVFLVASAQVGTVLDAGLVLLAVLPVFVGFLLIAALMARGLARWLRLPMDAGRTLAFSLGTRNSFVVLPFALALPAGWETTVVVIVFQSLVELFGMVLYLWWVPGHLFREPMKTEA
- a CDS encoding GNAT family N-acetyltransferase, with the protein product MSSGYAPVRKLAATDQVDAFDCGQAALNQFLQRYALVNQKANSAQTYVCCQGEVVVGFYSLAVGSVDPEVVPSRVMKGLARHPVPVMILARLAVDKEHQRKGLGQALLKDALLRTAQAADIAGIRCLLVHAKDDVARHWYESWEFEPSPTDPYHLFLMLKDLKAMLSK
- a CDS encoding DUF1778 domain-containing protein → MSTLNLSKTERIDVRASTPVKQLLQEAARACHKNVSEFLLDAGVTAAAQTLADRRQFVLDETQWQAFQEALDRPVTAKPRMKKLLREPGVLD
- a CDS encoding helix-turn-helix domain-containing protein; its protein translation is MKQKRKLFDELMEGVDAMQQQREGKITLRSHEVEDLPPLDVDADLIRDTRERMHVSRAVFARRLRVSTRTLENWEQGRARPNAQAAALILMVRKFPDTLEKLSELGNRAA
- a CDS encoding type II toxin-antitoxin system RelE/ParE family toxin, which gives rise to MFTRLLGDYLTDESYRELQRALMENPELGDVMPGTGGFRKVRWEDARRGKGKRGGLRVIYYYLTADRQIWFFTLYDKDEPADLTTEEKKVLKKTIQAELEAGRRKS
- a CDS encoding DEAD/DEAH box helicase family protein gives rise to the protein MSNESDELTRLRAENARLIALLESHQIDWRHNPAPNTPSAPPPEPSTRSTAEKVALFRRLFRGRTDVYPVRWNSATTGRSGYAPACANEWRPGICEKPRIKCAACSNRSLIPVTDAVVYSHLAGEKTIGVYPLLPDDTCYFLAVDFDKAEWREDAKAFVESCRELDVPVALEISRSGNGAHAWIFFTTAVPARDARRLGTAIISHACSRTRQLSLTSYDRLFPNQDTMPKGGVGNLIALPLQKKPRDAGHSVFVDDALIAHPDQWAFLASIESIPPLDIEAAILRATGPMHPLDVTFIDDEDLATPWRRPAPNNGSLLGPLPQALSITLANLVYFEKAQLTQPLTNRLIRLAAFQNPEFYRAQAMRMSVWDKPRVIGCAENFPQHIGLLRGCLDAAMELLRTNGIRCDIHDERIDGMPVDVEFAGTLRPDQEGAVAAMLPHDIGVLCAPTAFGKTVTGAAIIARRRVNTLILVHRTELLRQWQQRLNAFLGIGKGVVGIIGGGRRRPTGKIDIAVMQSLSRKSEIDPLVEDYGQVIVDECHHVGAVSFDAILKRVKARYILGLTATPIRRDGQQPIIFMQCGPIRHTAASPASAPHDLEVVPRTLSQPTSIPDDAGIQDIFRTLAEDQERTAAIADEARCAVEDGRKVLVLTERTDHLDNIKRSMDEHNLEPFVLHGRMSKKQRANLIAELDALAPDSPRVLLATGRLVGEGFDHPPLDTLVLAMPISWKGTLQQYAGRLHREHANKTDVRIIDFVDASHPALLRMWEKRQRGYRAMGYRIAEPSA
- a CDS encoding nucleotidyl transferase AbiEii/AbiGii toxin family protein; this encodes MNGRNLAASVRARLLNRARETRQDFNLILTRYALERLLYRLSITPHADQFLLKGALLFDLWFDIPHRPTRDADFLGLGSGELPHLETIFRDVCMMDTEDGVTFRPDTIQAAEIRKDANYAGVRIILLGLIDGARCPIQIDIGFGDAVTPGPVEVQYPVMLPDFDAPKLRVYPRYTVVAEKLEAIATLGIANSRMKDFFDLWILAHHTEFDGDTLRRAIRATFDRRKTELPPGVPFGLTDEFAQDPQKQTQWQAFLGKNRLEALELEVLVAALRDFLLPAIAAADADIYFPKLWPAGGPWAPAAG